A genomic segment from Juglans regia cultivar Chandler chromosome 14, Walnut 2.0, whole genome shotgun sequence encodes:
- the LOC109000564 gene encoding uncharacterized protein LOC109000564: protein MCLDRQESPSQMCREGTKNANRFTSSETLNSGSTAINGRPKAKEDSVQNYVDQGASGKRSCPACGRIFNSGKALGGHKARGKCFVNARKGFDLNSGGDHQRHICGVCGKDFPSVMSLSGHMRAHPERDWRGIQPPPLSQKVDDDHSSFALECIEDSDIDLLKFRPDPRSNTDHRRETMESSSCVLAAEGLVCLSLGSQLANKKAILESKKSGLSVSSLKRRIDSSLFKRRGLKRSLVKACKGGSILKARNKLTDDETGREDHEQEFMEEQSSQRKKSTDGFVPVKTQMMKKKKKKKGKNWKMMMGCSPDPEETLIMSKSTAAQMAADNGYICSNCGKSFVTFQALGGHRSIHTKDKKLRQSSDSSFADASVVENAKESNKTSSHHVSQPPDHDDGGHIRSCVWRVVESPGEASQSAPKIELPLKASQSSTSIRRILDFDLNEPYDHIMED from the coding sequence ATGTGTCTTGATAGACAAGAAAGTCCTTCTCAGATGTGTCGTGAAGGGACTAAGAATGCCAACCGGTTTACTTCGTCGGAAACATTGAATTCCGGTAGTACTGCCATTAATGGAAGACCAAAAGCCAAAGAAGACAGCGTTCAAAACTATGTTGATCAAGGTGCTTCAGGAAAACGCTCGTGTCCCGCTTGTGGTAGAATATTCAACTCTGGAAAGGCTTTAGGTGGTCACAAGGCAAGAGGGAAGTGCTTTGTTAATGCCAGGAAGGGCTTTGATCTGAATAGTGGTGGAGATCACCAACGTCACATATGCGGCGTCTGTGGTAAGGATTTCCCGTCTGTGATGTCTTTGTCCGGGCACATGAGGGCTCATCCTGAGAGAGATTGGAGGGGAATTCAACCCCCTCCACTTTCCCAGAAAGTTGATGATGATCACAGTAGTTTTGCACTGGAATGCATCGAGGATTCTGATATTGATCTGTTGAAGTTTCGACCTGATCCCCGCTCTAATACTGACCATAGGAGAGAAACGATGGAAAGTAGTAGTTGCGTTTTGGCTGCCGAGGGTCTCGTGTGTCTATCTCTGGGAAGCCAGCTTGCAAACAAGAAAGCTATATTAGAAAGCAAGAAATCTGGATTATCAGTCTCATCCTTGAAAAGAAGGATCGATAGCTCACTCTTTAAAAGGAGAGGTTTGAAGAGATCACTTGTTAAAGCCTGCAAAGGAGGTTCAATATTGAAGGCTAGAAACAAATTAACAGACGATGAGACTGGCCGTGAGGATCATGAACAAGAGTTCATGGAAGAGCAGTCATCACAGAGAAAGAAAAGTACAGACGGATTTGTGCCAGTTAAAACccagatgatgaagaagaaaaagaagaagaaaggaaagaattGGAAAATGATGATGGGATGTTCACCAGATCCTGAAGAAACCTTGATCATGAGTAAGAGTACTGCTGCTCAAATGGCTGCTGATAATGGGTATATATGCAGCAATTGTGGCAAATCCTTCGTAACATTCCAAGCCTTGGGTGGTCATAGATCCATCCACACCAAGGATAAGAAGCTGAGACAATCCTCAGATTCATCATTTGCTGATGCATCAGTAGTTGAAAATGCTAAAGAAAGCAACAAGACATCGTCTCATCATGTGAGTCAGCCTCCTGATCATGATGACGGTGGGCACATAAGATCATGTGTTTGGAGAGTAGTAGAATCACCAGGGGAAGCCTCTCAGTCTGCTCCTAAAATAGAATTGCCCCTAAAAGCTAGCCAGAGTAGTACTAGTATTCGAAGAATATTGGATTTTGATCTTAACGAACCCTATGATCATATTATGGAAGACTAA